A single genomic interval of Koleobacter methoxysyntrophicus harbors:
- the mraZ gene encoding division/cell wall cluster transcriptional repressor MraZ, giving the protein MFMGEYNHTVDSKGRLIIPAKFRELLGEKFVITKGLDHCLFVYPMDEWANLERKLKDLPFTQKDARAFVRFFFSGATEIELDKQGRVLIPPNLREFAKIEKDVVIIGVSSRVEIWSLDEWQSYSSSAEVSYEEIAEKMVELGI; this is encoded by the coding sequence ATGTTCATGGGGGAATACAACCATACAGTTGATTCCAAAGGCAGGTTAATTATACCGGCTAAATTTAGGGAGCTTTTAGGGGAGAAATTTGTTATTACAAAGGGATTAGATCACTGCCTTTTTGTGTACCCTATGGATGAATGGGCAAACCTAGAACGTAAGTTAAAGGACCTGCCTTTTACTCAAAAAGATGCAAGGGCTTTTGTGCGCTTTTTCTTTTCTGGAGCGACAGAAATCGAACTAGATAAGCAGGGGCGGGTTCTTATTCCCCCAAATTTAAGGGAATTTGCCAAGATTGAGAAGGATGTTGTCATAATTGGAGTATCTTCCAGGGTAGAGATATGGAGTCTGGATGAATGGCAATCCTACAGCAGTAGTGCTGAAGTTTCTTATGAAGAAATAGCCGAAAAGATGGTTGAACTGGGTATATGA
- the lgt gene encoding prolipoprotein diacylglyceryl transferase gives MNPVAFQLFGISVHWYGIILSFAVIVGLVLAIFEAKRVNFNPEDVVDLVIWALPISILGARFYYVFFNWGFYQRTPGEILAIWHGGLAIHGAVISALITTWVFVKYRQLNFWKTVDIFAPGLILGQAIGRWGNFINQEAYGYETDLPWAMYIDGAYRHPTFLYESLWNFSVFLFLLWLRKKPKLVSGDIFLAYSGLYSLGRFFIEGLRTDSLMLGNIRVAQLVSAVAIFLSVILIYSNHRKQRENEEFTDNLG, from the coding sequence ATGAATCCGGTTGCTTTCCAGCTCTTCGGTATCAGTGTTCACTGGTATGGAATAATCTTATCCTTTGCTGTTATAGTCGGTTTGGTTTTGGCTATTTTTGAAGCAAAGAGGGTTAATTTTAACCCTGAGGATGTTGTCGATTTGGTGATATGGGCGTTACCGATTTCCATACTGGGTGCGAGATTTTATTATGTATTTTTTAATTGGGGCTTTTACCAAAGAACCCCCGGGGAAATCCTGGCTATATGGCATGGCGGGCTTGCTATTCATGGAGCTGTTATTAGTGCTTTAATAACTACATGGGTGTTTGTTAAATATCGACAATTGAACTTTTGGAAAACCGTTGATATATTTGCACCGGGTTTGATCTTAGGCCAGGCTATCGGCAGGTGGGGGAATTTTATCAATCAAGAAGCATACGGGTATGAAACCGATCTTCCATGGGCAATGTATATTGATGGCGCATATCGCCATCCTACATTTCTGTATGAATCGCTTTGGAATTTTAGCGTTTTCCTATTTCTCCTATGGTTAAGGAAAAAACCTAAATTGGTATCCGGGGATATATTTCTGGCATATAGCGGATTATATTCTCTGGGTAGGTTTTTTATAGAAGGTTTGAGAACCGACAGCCTTATGCTGGGGAATATCAGAGTTGCTCAATTGGTTAGTGCAGTAGCTATTTTCCTTTCTGTCATACTGATTTATTCTAATCACAGAAAACAAAGGGAAAATGAAGAATTTACGGATAATTTAGGGTAA
- a CDS encoding stage V sporulation protein D — protein sequence MPVTNVTVKKRLVLLLLITCIAYSALILRLAWLQLLKGEELQKKALHQWTKEIPVEPKRGTIYDRKGRELAISASVDTVIAYPPEIENPEAAAEALSKILDMDEETILELITKERASVYLKRKIDSEKSKEIRKLGIKGIGFTEESKRYYPDRNLAAHVLGFVGIDSQGLAGIEYYYDKYLRGYPGRIVSETDALSRELPFGAQHFVPPKDGLNLVLTIDKTIQHFAERELEKAMNRHRAKKGTVLVMDPRTGEILALVNKPDFDPNNYNDYPEESWKNIAISDVYEPGSTFKVITASAALEEKVVTPSTRYYDKGYTIVSGVRIGCWRHGGHGSQTFTQVVQNSCNPGFVDVAMKLGKEKFVNYINAFGFGQTSGIDFPGEGKGIFNPEKIGPVELATLSFGQGISVTPLQLLTAMSAIANDGKLMQPYIAKQLVDDNGNIIHEFKPRVVRYVISESTSKEMIQILESVVTNGTGGNAYLEGYRVAGKTGTAEKYIDGKYVSSFIGFAPADDPQVAILVILDEPQGIYYGGQTAAPVFRQVMLDTLRYLGVTPQKQEDESDKIKVPNVINLYIQEACSVLIKKGLEYNIKGTGLIVAEQFPAPGTIVARGETVELLLIEGKTDKSPAVVPDLTGKTIREAGEILDIVGLKIQAVGNGLAIDQEPKPGTKAELNTTVKVYFQQRN from the coding sequence TTGCCTGTAACAAATGTGACAGTAAAAAAGAGATTGGTCTTACTGCTGTTAATTACATGTATAGCATATTCAGCATTAATCCTTCGATTGGCTTGGCTGCAGTTATTAAAAGGTGAAGAACTGCAAAAAAAAGCCCTCCATCAATGGACTAAGGAGATTCCTGTTGAACCTAAGAGGGGAACAATATATGATAGGAAAGGCCGGGAACTGGCCATCAGCGCTAGTGTAGATACGGTTATTGCCTATCCGCCTGAGATTGAAAACCCTGAAGCAGCTGCCGAGGCTTTAAGTAAAATACTTGATATGGATGAAGAAACAATATTAGAACTGATTACTAAAGAAAGGGCTTCAGTGTATCTTAAAAGAAAAATCGACAGCGAAAAGAGTAAGGAGATAAGGAAGCTCGGAATAAAGGGGATCGGATTTACAGAAGAAAGTAAAAGATATTATCCTGATAGGAATTTGGCGGCACATGTTTTAGGTTTTGTGGGTATTGATAGTCAAGGCCTTGCAGGTATCGAATATTATTATGACAAATATCTTAGGGGATATCCGGGGAGAATAGTTTCTGAAACCGATGCACTCAGCAGAGAGCTGCCTTTTGGTGCCCAGCATTTTGTTCCCCCGAAAGACGGATTAAATTTAGTACTGACAATTGATAAAACAATTCAGCACTTTGCTGAGAGGGAACTGGAGAAGGCCATGAACAGGCACAGAGCAAAAAAGGGTACTGTTTTAGTAATGGACCCAAGAACCGGTGAAATACTTGCATTGGTAAATAAACCTGATTTCGACCCGAATAATTATAATGATTATCCTGAAGAATCATGGAAAAATATAGCTATATCTGATGTATATGAACCGGGATCGACCTTTAAGGTTATAACGGCTTCTGCAGCCCTCGAGGAAAAAGTTGTTACACCGAGCACCAGATATTATGATAAAGGTTATACAATTGTAAGCGGGGTAAGAATAGGATGCTGGAGACACGGTGGTCACGGCAGCCAAACCTTTACACAGGTGGTCCAGAATTCGTGTAACCCCGGTTTTGTTGATGTGGCTATGAAACTGGGCAAAGAAAAGTTTGTAAACTATATTAATGCCTTTGGATTCGGTCAAACTAGCGGTATCGATTTCCCGGGAGAAGGAAAAGGTATTTTCAACCCGGAAAAAATTGGGCCCGTTGAACTGGCAACATTATCCTTTGGGCAGGGGATTTCCGTTACCCCGTTACAGCTTTTAACTGCAATGTCGGCTATTGCGAATGATGGGAAACTAATGCAGCCATACATTGCAAAGCAATTGGTGGATGATAATGGAAATATAATCCATGAATTTAAACCGCGGGTAGTTAGGTATGTTATTTCGGAAAGCACATCAAAAGAAATGATACAGATTTTGGAAAGTGTTGTTACTAATGGAACAGGAGGAAATGCATACCTGGAGGGATACAGGGTCGCCGGTAAGACGGGTACCGCTGAGAAATATATAGATGGTAAATATGTTTCTTCTTTTATCGGTTTTGCTCCAGCTGATGACCCACAGGTTGCAATTTTAGTTATCCTCGATGAACCCCAAGGGATTTATTATGGGGGGCAAACAGCTGCCCCTGTATTCAGACAGGTTATGCTGGACACCCTCAGGTATTTGGGGGTTACACCGCAAAAACAGGAGGATGAGTCAGATAAAATAAAGGTTCCTAATGTAATAAACCTTTATATTCAGGAAGCCTGTTCAGTTTTAATAAAAAAGGGGTTAGAATATAATATAAAAGGAACGGGTCTTATTGTGGCAGAACAATTTCCGGCACCCGGTACAATTGTAGCCAGGGGCGAAACAGTGGAATTATTATTAATTGAAGGCAAGACAGATAAAAGCCCTGCAGTGGTACCTGATTTAACAGGCAAGACTATTAGAGAAGCCGGTGAAATCCTCGATATAGTTGGCTTAAAAATCCAGGCTGTAGGAAACGGTTTGGCGATTGACCAAGAACCGAAGCCGGGGACAAAAGCCGAACTCAATACAACGGTTAAAGTTTATTTCCAACAGAGAAATTAA
- the mraY gene encoding phospho-N-acetylmuramoyl-pentapeptide-transferase, whose translation MKVIIIFFPLVTAFFITLILGPVTIPFLKRLKFGQHIREQGPKRHLTKAGTPTMGGIIIILSLILTSFFFGKYNKDLILILGITLGFGLIGFIDDFLKIALKRALGLRANQKIICQLILATLLVYYGTLYLEKDISLKIPFSGFLVNLGVYFIPFSVFVIIGTVNSVNLTDGLDGLLAGITVIISSAYTFIGVINQNYNLVIFSSALTGAAVGFLVFNRYPAQVFMGDTGSLAIGGALASMAVLTKTQLYLPVFGFIFVLETLSVILQVISYRFFGKRIFKMSPLHHHFELMGWSEPAVVFLFWCITLISVTIGLISYFYI comes from the coding sequence ATGAAGGTAATTATTATATTCTTTCCCTTAGTTACGGCTTTTTTTATAACTTTGATTCTGGGACCCGTAACTATACCCTTTTTAAAAAGATTAAAATTTGGTCAGCATATAAGGGAACAGGGTCCAAAAAGACATCTGACTAAAGCCGGGACACCTACTATGGGTGGTATAATAATAATATTGTCTTTGATACTAACCAGCTTTTTTTTTGGTAAATATAATAAGGATTTGATTTTAATTTTAGGCATTACTTTAGGTTTCGGACTAATTGGTTTTATCGACGATTTTTTAAAAATAGCTTTAAAAAGAGCCTTAGGGCTTCGAGCTAACCAAAAGATTATATGTCAACTAATTTTAGCTACCCTTCTTGTATATTACGGAACCTTATATTTAGAGAAGGACATATCTTTGAAAATACCCTTTTCAGGGTTTTTAGTAAACCTGGGCGTTTATTTTATTCCTTTTTCAGTATTTGTAATAATTGGGACAGTTAACAGCGTAAATTTAACTGATGGTCTTGATGGGTTGCTTGCTGGCATCACGGTAATTATATCGTCTGCATATACCTTTATAGGGGTAATTAACCAAAACTATAATTTGGTAATTTTTTCAAGCGCCCTAACAGGGGCCGCAGTGGGATTCTTAGTCTTTAACAGGTATCCTGCACAGGTTTTCATGGGAGATACCGGTTCACTGGCTATTGGAGGGGCTTTAGCCTCTATGGCCGTATTGACAAAAACACAGCTGTATTTGCCGGTTTTTGGATTTATCTTTGTGCTGGAAACCCTGTCAGTTATACTTCAGGTTATATCATACCGTTTCTTTGGAAAAAGGATATTCAAAATGAGTCCACTGCACCATCATTTTGAACTGATGGGATGGTCAGAACCCGCAGTAGTATTTTTGTTTTGGTGCATAACCCTTATTTCGGTTACTATAGGTTTAATATCATATTTTTATATTTAA
- a CDS encoding septum formation initiator family protein, whose protein sequence is MIIAEKKNYSYQHDYQPKIKVKKGRKIKVRLLLSVFVVFVLGLSVLFRYVYIVESKYQLENMKRELSRIDKENQLLKVKLAELKSLDRIEKIAKSKLGMIEPGVNNFVFIRVPEYSVTSEQGRNTGDIDKGLNKPEDKSNSSGILSALIKIKTLFD, encoded by the coding sequence GTGATAATAGCGGAAAAGAAAAATTACAGTTATCAACATGATTATCAACCGAAAATTAAAGTCAAAAAAGGACGGAAGATTAAAGTCAGGCTATTATTGAGTGTATTTGTTGTTTTTGTGTTGGGTTTATCTGTACTTTTTAGATATGTATATATAGTTGAAAGCAAATATCAGCTGGAAAATATGAAAAGGGAACTTTCGAGAATCGATAAAGAAAATCAGCTTCTAAAGGTTAAATTAGCCGAATTAAAATCTTTAGATAGGATTGAAAAGATTGCAAAGTCAAAACTTGGGATGATTGAACCGGGAGTTAATAATTTTGTATTTATCAGAGTTCCTGAGTATAGTGTTACTTCAGAACAGGGCAGGAATACCGGTGATATTGATAAAGGTTTAAATAAACCTGAAGACAAATCAAACTCTTCGGGGATTCTATCCGCATTAATAAAGATAAAGACCCTCTTTGATTGA
- a CDS encoding UDP-N-acetylmuramoyl-tripeptide--D-alanyl-D-alanine ligase, translating to MNLTVDEVVKACRGKFIKGNPQESILGISIDSRNIMPGELFIPLKGERFDGHDFITEACKRGAAGFLTSNLESVKGCEGSIILVEDTLSALQDIAHFYRKKFPIPFIAVTGSTGKTTTKDLISKVLSQRFNVLKTTGNLNNQIGLPLTLLKLNSQHQIGVVEMGMSGFGEIARLTKIVNPRIAVLTNIGLSHIEKLGSVENIAKAKSEIFEGLEQNGKAFLNADDIHLLEIRRKFPHIEFKTYGIKNGDIRAVNIVSSGQKGITFDIVSDERTEYGFILKIPGVHNVYNALAAVSVGFEFGLNPDEIQAALRDFKMSKMRLEITEEKDSNLIIINDAYNASPDSMKAALNLLQEISSQRGRRAVAVLGNMLEMGTWGPPAHREIGRFVAEKGIDYLITVGDVAEYIAAGAKEGGMPGDRVFSFKTNMEAIKKLEEIKKEYDIILVKGSRGMKMEEIVHYLSCGGNF from the coding sequence ATGAATTTAACAGTGGATGAGGTTGTAAAAGCCTGCAGGGGTAAATTTATTAAGGGGAATCCTCAAGAATCTATTTTGGGGATTTCTATTGATAGCAGGAATATAATGCCCGGAGAGCTATTTATACCATTAAAAGGAGAGCGTTTTGATGGTCATGATTTTATCACGGAAGCCTGTAAAAGAGGAGCTGCAGGGTTCTTAACCAGCAACCTTGAATCTGTAAAGGGTTGTGAAGGCAGCATAATTTTAGTTGAAGATACTTTATCTGCTTTACAGGATATTGCTCATTTTTACAGAAAAAAATTTCCTATACCCTTTATTGCTGTAACGGGAAGTACCGGAAAGACCACTACTAAGGATTTGATATCAAAGGTGCTTTCCCAGAGATTTAATGTTTTAAAGACTACTGGTAATCTAAATAATCAAATTGGCCTGCCTTTAACACTATTGAAATTAAACAGTCAGCACCAAATTGGGGTTGTTGAAATGGGAATGAGCGGTTTTGGAGAAATCGCTCGTCTGACAAAAATAGTAAACCCTAGAATCGCAGTTCTTACAAATATCGGTTTGTCTCACATAGAAAAGTTGGGTTCCGTTGAAAATATCGCAAAAGCTAAAAGTGAAATCTTCGAAGGTTTGGAACAAAACGGTAAAGCCTTTTTAAATGCTGATGATATACATTTACTGGAGATAAGGCGAAAATTTCCTCATATTGAGTTTAAAACATATGGAATCAAAAACGGTGACATAAGGGCTGTTAATATAGTATCATCAGGTCAAAAGGGAATAACCTTTGACATAGTATCAGATGAAAGGACAGAATACGGATTTATATTGAAGATTCCGGGGGTGCATAATGTCTATAATGCCCTTGCAGCTGTTTCTGTAGGATTTGAGTTCGGCTTAAACCCCGATGAGATCCAAGCAGCATTAAGGGATTTTAAGATGTCTAAGATGCGATTAGAAATAACTGAAGAGAAGGATAGCAATCTCATAATTATAAATGATGCCTATAATGCGAGTCCCGATTCTATGAAAGCAGCTCTTAATTTGTTACAAGAAATTTCTTCTCAAAGAGGAAGAAGGGCAGTTGCTGTTCTCGGAAACATGTTAGAGATGGGAACCTGGGGCCCACCTGCCCACAGAGAAATCGGGAGATTTGTTGCGGAAAAAGGGATTGATTATTTAATTACTGTTGGAGATGTAGCAGAATACATAGCTGCTGGCGCAAAAGAGGGAGGAATGCCCGGCGATAGGGTATTTTCGTTCAAAACCAATATGGAAGCAATAAAAAAATTAGAGGAAATAAAAAAGGAATATGATATAATTTTAGTTAAAGGCTCACGGGGCATGAAAATGGAGGAAATAGTGCATTATTTATCGTGTGGGGGTAACTTTTGA
- a CDS encoding UDP-N-acetylmuramoyl-L-alanyl-D-glutamate--2,6-diaminopimelate ligase, whose protein sequence is MSQLKKLIEKLDDIKELKGESDKEIQGIAYDSRKVEKDFIFVAIKGFVHDGHDFIGDAVKKGAACVVVEEGVPLPLHITQIKVKNTRKALACLTKAFYNNLDEKMHLIGVTGTNGKTTTTHLIKKILEESGKKVGLIGTISNKIGDREIQAERTTPEAPDLFKLFKEMYDNGVEYVVMEVSSHSLELERVYGLKFKIGVFTNLTQDHLDFHENFENYYQAKKKLFKISSLGVINCDDKAGRRLVDEIDIPVLTYGIGGKCDIKAENINFSSKGVTFDIATPSVESYRISLNIPGTFSVYNALACISTGIALDIDLQKIKKALAQIRGVPGRFEIIDEGQDFTVIVDYAHTPDGLENILKGVKEFASGKIIVVFGCGGNRDKKKRPVMGRIATEIADLSVITSDNPRYEEPEAIISEIEEGAKLGRGEYIKIADRRAGIEYALKHARKDDVVVIAGKGHETYQIIGDKSIPFDDREVAREILRGFKK, encoded by the coding sequence ATGAGCCAATTAAAAAAACTGATTGAGAAGCTGGATGACATAAAAGAATTAAAAGGAGAATCGGATAAAGAAATACAAGGAATTGCGTATGATTCAAGGAAGGTTGAAAAGGATTTTATTTTTGTAGCAATAAAAGGTTTTGTTCATGACGGCCATGACTTTATCGGAGATGCTGTAAAAAAAGGAGCAGCTTGTGTAGTTGTAGAGGAAGGAGTACCTTTACCCTTACATATTACTCAAATAAAAGTAAAGAATACAAGAAAAGCCCTGGCTTGCCTAACGAAGGCTTTTTATAATAATCTCGACGAAAAAATGCATTTAATCGGAGTAACCGGAACTAACGGTAAAACAACTACCACACACTTAATTAAGAAAATTTTAGAGGAGTCAGGTAAAAAGGTTGGGCTTATCGGCACTATCAGCAATAAAATTGGAGATAGGGAAATTCAAGCAGAACGGACAACTCCAGAAGCCCCTGACCTTTTTAAACTTTTTAAGGAAATGTACGACAATGGTGTAGAATATGTAGTTATGGAGGTATCATCCCATTCCCTTGAACTGGAGAGGGTTTACGGATTAAAATTTAAAATAGGGGTCTTTACAAACCTAACCCAGGACCACCTGGATTTTCATGAGAATTTTGAAAATTATTATCAAGCTAAAAAAAAGCTGTTTAAAATCTCTTCATTAGGTGTAATAAACTGTGACGATAAAGCCGGCCGCAGGCTGGTAGATGAGATAGATATACCCGTATTAACGTACGGGATAGGAGGAAAATGTGATATAAAAGCTGAAAATATTAATTTCTCGTCAAAGGGTGTTACCTTTGATATTGCTACGCCGTCGGTAGAATCATATAGAATTTCGTTGAACATACCCGGCACCTTTTCTGTATATAATGCCCTTGCCTGTATTTCAACAGGGATCGCACTGGATATCGATTTGCAAAAAATAAAAAAAGCACTGGCACAAATTAGGGGTGTACCCGGAAGATTCGAAATCATAGATGAGGGGCAGGATTTTACCGTTATAGTTGATTATGCCCATACCCCTGATGGGCTGGAAAATATTTTAAAGGGAGTCAAGGAATTCGCATCAGGGAAAATAATTGTGGTATTCGGATGCGGCGGGAATAGAGATAAAAAGAAGAGACCTGTAATGGGCAGAATAGCGACGGAAATAGCCGATCTATCCGTTATAACATCGGATAACCCGCGGTATGAGGAACCAGAAGCGATCATTTCGGAAATCGAGGAAGGAGCGAAACTGGGTAGAGGGGAATATATAAAAATCGCCGATAGAAGGGCCGGAATAGAATATGCATTAAAACATGCCCGAAAGGACGATGTGGTTGTAATAGCGGGGAAGGGACACGAAACCTACCAAATTATCGGAGATAAGTCAATACCCTTTGACGACAGAGAGGTTGCCAGAGAAATTCTCAGGGGGTTCAAGAAATGA
- the murD gene encoding UDP-N-acetylmuramoyl-L-alanine--D-glutamate ligase encodes MDVQNKRVLILGMARSGVAAAMFLRYNGAHVIVNDKKPLSEVQDTVNTLDKIGIKTVAGGHYEELINGVDLIIPSPGVPMDIPMLIKARESGIPIISEIELGYLFAKSPIIAITGTNGKTTTTTLIGEILKNDNKNAVVAGNIGVPLIQVVDRLDGNGYLVVEVSSFQLEGIQKFKPYISLILNITKDHINRHKTFDNYIKAKMRIFENQDKGDFTVLNADDEIVSGFSSITRGKVIPFSRKKELDYGVFVNNQVIVVKDEDNIHPICHVKELGIKGSHNLENALAAICVCWICKVNFNSMAETLREFRGVEHRLELVDVIGGVKFINDSKGTNPDAAIKAIEAVEEPIVLIAGGMDKGNDFTEFVKAFENRVKALIVMGETADKIKRTAEINGFDKNKIKKVDSMKDAVIEAFKFSSEGDCVLLSPACASWDMYKDFEERGRDFKECVRNLRGPYETPPKKEKRGLQKMC; translated from the coding sequence ATGGATGTTCAAAATAAAAGGGTTTTAATTCTCGGAATGGCCCGCAGTGGTGTTGCAGCTGCTATGTTTTTGCGCTATAACGGTGCACATGTCATTGTCAATGACAAAAAACCTTTATCAGAGGTTCAAGATACAGTTAATACCCTGGATAAAATTGGCATAAAAACTGTTGCCGGCGGGCATTATGAAGAATTAATAAATGGAGTAGACTTGATAATTCCAAGCCCGGGAGTGCCAATGGATATACCTATGCTTATTAAAGCTAGAGAATCAGGTATACCCATAATAAGTGAAATTGAGCTGGGGTATCTTTTTGCAAAGTCCCCTATAATTGCTATCACAGGAACTAACGGCAAAACAACTACTACTACCTTAATTGGCGAGATTTTAAAAAACGATAATAAAAATGCAGTAGTTGCCGGGAATATAGGGGTTCCTCTGATTCAGGTGGTAGACAGACTGGATGGTAACGGATATTTAGTCGTTGAGGTCAGCAGTTTTCAGCTGGAAGGAATACAAAAATTCAAACCCTATATAAGCCTTATTCTAAACATAACCAAAGACCATATTAACAGACATAAAACATTTGATAATTATATAAAAGCTAAGATGCGGATATTCGAAAACCAGGATAAAGGGGACTTTACCGTATTAAATGCCGATGATGAAATAGTATCCGGTTTTTCTTCAATTACAAGGGGCAAAGTTATACCGTTCAGCAGGAAAAAGGAATTAGATTATGGTGTTTTTGTTAACAACCAGGTAATTGTTGTAAAGGATGAAGATAACATTCATCCGATATGTCATGTAAAAGAATTAGGGATTAAGGGAAGCCATAATCTCGAAAACGCCCTTGCCGCTATATGTGTCTGCTGGATATGCAAGGTAAACTTTAATAGCATGGCAGAAACTCTAAGGGAGTTCCGAGGAGTGGAACATCGTTTGGAGTTAGTAGATGTAATTGGGGGTGTAAAGTTTATAAACGATTCTAAGGGAACAAACCCTGATGCTGCAATTAAGGCCATTGAAGCCGTTGAAGAACCTATTGTTTTAATTGCGGGGGGTATGGATAAAGGTAATGACTTTACGGAATTTGTAAAAGCCTTTGAAAATCGGGTAAAAGCCCTTATTGTTATGGGTGAAACTGCTGATAAAATAAAACGAACAGCCGAGATTAATGGTTTTGATAAAAATAAGATAAAAAAGGTAGATTCCATGAAAGATGCGGTTATAGAAGCTTTTAAATTTTCGAGTGAAGGTGATTGTGTTTTGCTCTCACCTGCATGTGCCAGCTGGGATATGTATAAAGACTTCGAGGAGAGGGGAAGGGATTTCAAAGAATGTGTTAGAAATTTAAGGGGACCTTATGAAACTCCGCCAAAAAAGGAGAAAAGAGGATTGCAAAAAATGTGTTAG
- the rsmH gene encoding 16S rRNA (cytosine(1402)-N(4))-methyltransferase RsmH, producing MQFQHIPVLLNESISMLKIIPGGVYVDCTVGGGGHFLKILEAVGDNGIVVGIDRDENAISAVKNKIGKRHNIILVHENFRNIKKIMRGLGFEKANGILYDLGVSSYQLDEKERGFTYKEDAPLDMRMDKNQKLRAEDLVNDLPERELAQIIKEYGEERWAARISNFIVKYRMKERIKTTGQLVEIIKKAIPAGARRTGPHPAKRTFQALRIAVNGELESLRQSLYDAVDILISGGRLCIISFHSLEDRIVKQTFNYFSSECICPPGLPVCKCNKKKLLEVVTKKPITPEKNEIEDNPRSRSAKLRAAQKV from the coding sequence ATGCAGTTCCAACATATTCCTGTACTCCTTAATGAGAGCATTTCTATGCTGAAAATAATACCCGGTGGTGTTTATGTAGATTGTACTGTCGGTGGAGGCGGCCATTTTCTAAAGATTTTAGAAGCAGTAGGTGATAATGGTATTGTCGTTGGTATTGATAGGGATGAGAATGCAATTTCAGCCGTAAAGAACAAAATAGGGAAAAGACATAATATTATACTGGTACATGAAAATTTCAGGAATATTAAAAAGATCATGAGAGGTCTTGGTTTCGAGAAAGCAAACGGAATATTGTATGATTTAGGGGTTTCTTCCTATCAGCTGGACGAAAAAGAAAGGGGTTTTACTTATAAAGAAGATGCCCCACTGGATATGAGAATGGATAAGAATCAAAAATTGAGAGCGGAGGACTTGGTGAATGATCTACCGGAAAGGGAACTGGCACAAATTATAAAGGAGTACGGAGAAGAAAGGTGGGCTGCCCGTATTTCTAACTTTATTGTTAAATACAGAATGAAGGAAAGAATAAAAACTACAGGCCAGTTGGTTGAAATAATAAAGAAGGCTATTCCAGCGGGTGCTAGGAGAACGGGGCCTCACCCTGCCAAAAGAACCTTTCAAGCTTTACGGATAGCCGTTAATGGAGAGCTGGAGTCATTGAGGCAGAGTCTGTATGATGCCGTAGATATTTTAATTTCAGGGGGAAGGTTGTGTATAATTAGCTTTCATTCCCTTGAGGATAGAATTGTTAAGCAAACCTTTAACTATTTTTCATCAGAGTGCATATGCCCACCGGGTTTACCTGTATGTAAGTGTAATAAAAAAAAGCTATTAGAAGTAGTAACTAAAAAACCGATTACTCCTGAAAAAAATGAAATAGAAGATAATCCCCGTTCCCGCAGTGCAAAGCTAAGAGCGGCACAAAAGGTATAA